A window of Corvus cornix cornix isolate S_Up_H32 chromosome 4, ASM73873v5, whole genome shotgun sequence contains these coding sequences:
- the CLRN2 gene encoding clarin-2 produces the protein MPGCFKKTLFSLASLVSFVSFILIVVAMGTPKWMTGKILCKTGADLVNATDPELVKFIGEIYYGLFRGGKTRQCGLGGRRSKFTIFPHMVKKLNTGLHVMIIIFLCVAIFFSLVSFGFCILNTIKVPYRAINGPAGACLWNFLAGGFVVLAVTSFMAAVKLHHLTERIANFRENVFRFVILEERSEDCFWICVASATAHAVNLLLIAISGIHFPKIKTKTEEVNVTAEDIMY, from the exons ATGCCTGGCTGCTTTAAAAAGACGTTATTTTCCTTGGCTTCTCTAGTAAGTTTTGTGTCTTTTATCTTGATTGTTGTTGCAATGGGGACCCCAAAGTGGATGACTGGAAAGATCCTTTGCAAAACAGGAGCTGATTTGGTCAATGCCACAGATCCAGAGCTGGTCAAGTTCATTGGAGAAATTTACTATGGACTCTTTCGGGGCGGCAAAACACGCCAGTGTGGCTTGGGTGGGCGGCGTTCCAAATTCACAA TTTTCCCACACATGGTGAAAAAGTTGAACACAGGCCTGCATGTGATGATCATAATATTCCTCTGTGTggccattttcttttctctggtcAGTTTTGGATTCTGCATTCTTAACACAATAAAAGTTCCTTACCGGGCTATTAACGGTCCAGCAGGAGCATGCCTTTGGAACTTCCTTGCAG GTGGATTTGTAGTACTTGCAGTCACCAGCTTCATGGCTGCTGTGAAACTTCATCACCTCACAGAAAGAATTGCCAATTTTCGGGAAAATGTCTTTCGGTTCGTTATCTTAGAGGAACGCTCTGAAGACTGTTTTTGGATTTGTGTGGCAAGTGCCACAGCACATGCAGTCAATTTGCTGCTAATAGCCATTAGTGGGATTCATTTTCCTAAAATTAAGACTAAAACAGAAGAAGTGAATGTTACGGCAGAAGATATCATGTACTAA
- the QDPR gene encoding dihydropteridine reductase — protein sequence MAAGRVLVYGGRGALGSQCVRYFKSKNWWVASIDLAENADASANVVVRATDSFPEQAEQVTAEVGKLLGEEKVDAILCVAGGWAGGSAKAKSLYKNCDLMWKQSVWTSTISSHLATKHLKEGGLLTLTGAQAALSGTPGMIAYGMAKGAVHQLCQSLAGASSGLPSGSAAVAILPVTLDTPANRKAMPDADFSSWTPLEFIAETFYNWMTGKDRPSSGSLIQVITTGGKTELVSAAHL from the exons ATGGCGGCGGGCCGGGTGCTGGTGTACGGGGGCAGGGGCGCGCTGGGCTCCCAGTGCGTGCGGTACTTCAAGTCCAAGAACTGG TGGGTGGCCAGCATCGACCTGGCGGAGAACGCGGACGCCAGCGCCAACGTGGTGGTGAGGGCGACCGACTCCTTCCCCGAGCAGGCCGAGCAG GTGACAGCAGAAGTTGGAAAACTTCTCGGTGAAGAAAAGGTGGATGCGATCTTGTGTGTAGCTGGAGGATGGGCTGGAGGCAGCGCCAAAGCCAAGT CTTTATACAAAAACTGTGATCTAATGTGGAAGCAGAGCGTTTGGACATCGACTATTTCCAGCCACCTTGCCACAAAACATCTGAAAGAAGGTGGCCTCTTGACTCTGACAGGCGCTCAAGCTGCTTTGTCTGGAACCCCAG GGATGATTGCCTATGGCATGGCCAAAGGAGCAGTGCACCAGCTTTGTCAGAGTTTGGCTGGTGCCAGCAGTGGCCTGCCATCTGGTTCTGCTGCAGTTGCCATTTTACC GGTTACCTTAGATACGCCAGCAAACAGGAAAGCAATGCCTGATGCAGATTTCAGCTCCTGGACACCCTTAGAATTCATTGCAGA aaccTTTTATAACTGGATGACAGGAAAGGATCGACCAAGCTCTGGCAGTCTAATCCAGGTGATAACTACAGGTGGGAAGACTGAACTAGTTTCAGCAGCACATCTTTGA